Genomic segment of Acidobacteriota bacterium:
CCGGCTGAACTGGCGCGCGAAAAATACTTTGAAACGCCCGCCTATTATGAGCCGTTGCTCAAGCTCGGCTGGTTCGTCGTCAACGCGCAACGGCGCACGCATCCCGGCGGCGAAAAGCAGTCCAACGCCTGGGGTCTTTACGATATGCACGGCAATGTGTGGGAGTGGTGCGCCGATTGGTATGACGTAAATTATTACCGCACCGGCACGGCCACCGATCCGCCGGGTGCGCCCAAAGGCGAATACCGGGTCAACCGGGGGGGCAGTTGGCAAATCCCGGCGCGCATGTGCCGCGCGACGATCCGCGGCTTTGATTTGCCCACCTTACGCACGGCGGTGATTGGCTTCCGGCTCTTGCGCCGGACGAAATGACGCTCTTCATCTTTTTTCAATAGGATTCCTATTTATGCTGAACTTACCAACCTTCAAAAACGAGACGTACCGCGATTTTTCTGACGAACAGAACGCCCAGGCCATGCTCAACGGGCTGGCCCTGGTCGAAGCGCAACTGGGCCGCAGCTACCCGCTCGTCATCGGCGGTCACCACATTGAAACCGGCGACCTGCTCGCGTCGGTCAATCCGTCGCAATTCGAGCAAGTCGTTGGCCGCGTCCATCACGCTACGCAAGCGCACGCCGATCAGGCCATCGCCGCCGCTTGGGCTGCGTTCAAAAGCTGGCAACACGTCAGCGCCGAACACCGCGCGAACTTCCTGTTTCAAGCGGCAGCCAAGCTGCGCCAGCGCAAAGATGAATTCAACGCGTGGATGGTGCTGGAAGCCGGCAAATCATGGCTCGAAGCCGAAGCCGACACAGGCGAAGCAATAGACTTCCTCGATTTCTACGCGCGCCAAGCGTTGAAATACGATGCGCCGCAACCGTTGACGCCTTCGCCACTGCCGCACGAAGTCAACGAGGTGAAATACCTGCCGCTCGGCGTCGGCATCATCATTCCACCGTGGAATTTCCCGCTGGCGATCATGGCCGGGATGACCGGCGCGGCCATCGTCACAGGCAACACAGTCGTGCTCAAGCCTTCGGATGACACGCCGATCATCGCGGCCAAGTTTGTCGAGTTGCTGGAATCCATTGGCCTGCCGCCCGGCGTCGTCAACTTCCTCCCCGCCGATGGCCCGACCGTGGGCGAGTATCTGGTCAAGCATCCGCAAACGCGCTTTATCTCCTTCACCGGTTCGATGGCGGTCGGCTTGCGCATCAATGAACTCGCC
This window contains:
- the pruA gene encoding L-glutamate gamma-semialdehyde dehydrogenase, which encodes MLNLPTFKNETYRDFSDEQNAQAMLNGLALVEAQLGRSYPLVIGGHHIETGDLLASVNPSQFEQVVGRVHHATQAHADQAIAAAWAAFKSWQHVSAEHRANFLFQAAAKLRQRKDEFNAWMVLEAGKSWLEAEADTGEAIDFLDFYARQALKYDAPQPLTPSPLPHEVNEVKYLPLGVGIIIPPWNFPLAIMAGMTGAAIVTGNTVVLKPSDDTPIIAAKFVELLESIGLPPGVVNFLPADGPTVGEYLVKHPQTRFISFTGSMAVGLRINELAAQTQPGQRWIKRVVAEMGGKDTIVVDETANLDEAAQGIVAAAFGFSGQKCSACSRAVIVDSVYDQVVNKVAALASQLKVGPVKDVGNYTGPVSSKKAFEKVSGYIEVGKNEGRLLAGGGQHERAGEGYFIPPTVFGEVDPQARLSQEEIFGPVLACLKAGDWQEGINIANNTIYGLTGAFYSSNRARIEQAKRDFHVGNLYINRKCTGALVDVHPFGGFNLSGTDSKAGGRDYLGLFLQAKSVAEKL